The region GGCAAAGTCCTCAGGCCTGAAATCGAGCCTCCTTGAACTGTGGTATTCGTATGCACTTCCACCGTTGAAAACAGCCTCTACGACAATCCCAACAGCGCTCTCCTTTTCAGAATAGTCCACCCCACTGGAGTTCGTTATTCTCCTCTCTGTAACCTCAAACTCTATCTGGGCAGAAGATATGTTTCCTATGGATGTGATAGCTTCACACAAATCGTGGATTTCTTCAGATCCTATTTTTTCCACTTTTCTGTCAAATATATCCACTCTGGGAAGATTTTCCTTTTCTGGAAACTCTTTCAGCTCTTCCTGAGAATTTCGTGCGAGTTTTACTGCAAGTTCTTTCATTCCGTCGTCTATTTTGCTTCCCGAAACCATCGCCACCCTTCCATCGACAATAACCCTGAACGCCTCTCCTCTGGATGTTTTCTCGCCAATCTCTTTGATTTTGCTGTTCTCAATTGTTGCATATTTGCTGACCGTTCTTTCAACGTAAATCTCCCAGTGGTCCATGCTACTCCCCTCCGACAAACGCTTTTACAAGTGCGGGAGGTCCACCATCTGAGATCGGAACGGCCTGGCCTGCTTTCCCGCAGAACCCTGGATCAAACGAAATCTCATCCCCGAGCCTGATCTCTTTCAGAATTTCGAGAGTGTTTCCGCTTAAGGACACGTCTCTCACCATCCCCGCAACCTCGCCTTTACGAATCAGAAATCCGTACTGGGCGTTGAAGTGAAAGAAACCGGTTGCCGGGTTCGTCTCTCCTCCCCTTGAGCCGTAAAGCATAACACCCTCTTTTGCCTCCCCAATAAGCTCATCGAGGCTGTAATCTCCCGCTTCAATAAACGTGTTGCTCATCCTCACTATCGGTGGCTCAAGACCGTCTGCTCTCCCGTTTCCTGGTCTACCTCCAAGCCTTTTTCCGCTCTCTCTTGAATTGAGGAAGTTCTTCAGAATGCCGTTCTCTATAATGGGCGTTCTTTCAGCTTGATACCCTTCATCATCAAACGGATAAAAGCCGAATTCTTTCAGCGTCGGGTCATCATAAACACTGACGCTTTCGTCAGCCACCTTCTTCCCAATCATGTCTTTAAGCACTGTGGCGTTCTGGAGTACGTGGTCCCCCTCGACAGCGTGTCCGAAAGCTTCATGTATGAAAACACCCGTAAGTGAGGGATCCATTATCACGTTCATTCTTCCTGCCGGGGGAGAATCGGCGTTTGAGAGTTTTACAGCAATTTCAGCAACTTTGTCTGCCTTTTCCAACGCTTTTTCGGCAATTTCAAATCCCCCAACCGATAATTCTCTCTCTGAGTGGTACTGCAGCGTCTTGCCTTTCGCAAACGCCTGCATCACAATCCCACATCTCGGTACCCTGTAGTAAATGTCTCCTCCGTTTGAGCTAGTAATCCTTACTTCCCTAACGTTCTCAATATACACTATCCTCGTGCTTACGATTCCTTCAGCCCTGATCATACCTTCAAGCTCTCTCAGGAAGGCGATCTTGTCCTCTAACGCAATCCCCTCGAAATCTTTTTCAGGCTTTAAGACAAACCTGCCCTCAAAAGGCAGGTCATCCACATCAGCATTCCCTTTTCCCACTGCGCATTTCTCAGCCCTGTAAAGCCCCTCCTCATCCTCAACGTTTCCGGTGAAATATCCCCAGAAACCATTTTTAAGAACTCTGAACGCCTTCCCATGCTCTTTGACAGCTCTCGGCCTCTCTATTTTACCATCCTCGAGACTGAGCTGAAGGGAATAAGCTTTAACCTCTCTGATCTCGTAATACCTCATTGTATCTTCCTCCTGCTTATTATTGCCCTACCGTCGACCTCACCCATATATTTTCCCGGGATCATTGCCTGGCCAACGCCCGTGGTTGTGCTGTTGTAGTAAACAACCACATCGTTTGGCCTGATTTTTTCGTCAGCATTCAGCACCCCCTGGGAGAAGATAGTTCCTTTTACCTCAAACTCGGCTATCTCCACCGTGTAACTTCCGGCGTCTTTCAGATAAGTTGCAAGGGGGGCGTAGATGTCCAGATTCCCGTATCTCGGATCAACTCTCGCCACTCTCTCTTTTCTGAAGAACTCAAGTTCCGGGTATCTGCCTCTCACCCTGTCGATTTCGAACTCGACACCAAACTGGTATCTCGTCATGTGTCTGAAAATTTCCTTGTATAGGTCGAATTTTTCCTTCTCTTCATTTTCGAGAACTCTTCTGAGATCCTTCAGGTCTTCAAAGAATTCGATGTCCTTTCCGGCCATGTCTCCCGCTTTTTCAGCCACCTTTCTGTACCCGCCGTGGAGATATGCAACAACTCTCTCGAAACGATTTAGCAGTCCTGCCAGCTTTTCGGCAACAAAATCAACCTCCCAGTCGCTCCATACCCCTGTTGTGGGTGTGTCGTAAAATGCTATTGGGTATATAAGCTCGAATTCCCTCGGTGAGATGAACGGGGATGAAATTATGACTTCATTGACCCCTTTCAGGGCTGATCCGAGAACGCTTCTGATTCTCCTGTGGGACTTTGAAAGCATGTACGGCTTTCTTGCAGAGCAGGGCAGAAGAAGAGCTATGTGGGACTGTGGGTCGTAGGTCTCGTAAAGTCTCTCGAAATAATACCTGAAATCAGGCCTGAAAAATGAGTCCTCTGAGTTGGGGTACACGGGAGATTTCCTGAACCTCGCAAATGGGCTGTCCGAAATTCTGTCGAAAATTCTCAACATTGATGTGGTTTCGGGGCTGGCTTTTACCCTCATCTCTACAAGCTCCCTCAGCGATTCATTTCTCAATGCAGTTCTGGCGAGCTTGATTTCCTTCTGGAGGATGAGCGTGTTGTGTTCGGAGAGAAACTCAAAATCGTTTCTGTACTGCTCTCTGTTTATGCAGGCCTCACAGCTACATGGCAGCTCTTTCAAGCTTTCTATCTTTAATTCTCCTGCCTCTGTGAGATAAATTCCATCATAAGCTTTTTTCAGGGCAAGTGCGTTATCAAGGACGTCTGCCCCGGCATAGATGAGAAATGCAGCATTCCATGGAAGTGCGATTGCTGGAACGTAGAGCGGTTCGCCGC is a window of Geoglobus acetivorans DNA encoding:
- a CDS encoding DUF5591 domain-containing protein; its protein translation is MKFRIEKQDGFARLGKIGEFITPHLIDIRIKNEVEFFEALAERRPPEAVRRILPETYEAFLKSGLIKKAVTGNELPKDKIEILLEAGKGGEPLYVPAIALPWNAAFLIYAGADVLDNALALKKAYDGIYLTEAGELKIESLKELPCSCEACINREQYRNDFEFLSEHNTLILQKEIKLARTALRNESLRELVEMRVKASPETTSMLRIFDRISDSPFARFRKSPVYPNSEDSFFRPDFRYYFERLYETYDPQSHIALLLPCSARKPYMLSKSHRRIRSVLGSALKGVNEVIISSPFISPREFELIYPIAFYDTPTTGVWSDWEVDFVAEKLAGLLNRFERVVAYLHGGYRKVAEKAGDMAGKDIEFFEDLKDLRRVLENEEKEKFDLYKEIFRHMTRYQFGVEFEIDRVRGRYPELEFFRKERVARVDPRYGNLDIYAPLATYLKDAGSYTVEIAEFEVKGTIFSQGVLNADEKIRPNDVVVYYNSTTTGVGQAMIPGKYMGEVDGRAIISRRKIQ
- a CDS encoding metallopeptidase TldD-related protein; its protein translation is MRYYEIREVKAYSLQLSLEDGKIERPRAVKEHGKAFRVLKNGFWGYFTGNVEDEEGLYRAEKCAVGKGNADVDDLPFEGRFVLKPEKDFEGIALEDKIAFLRELEGMIRAEGIVSTRIVYIENVREVRITSSNGGDIYYRVPRCGIVMQAFAKGKTLQYHSERELSVGGFEIAEKALEKADKVAEIAVKLSNADSPPAGRMNVIMDPSLTGVFIHEAFGHAVEGDHVLQNATVLKDMIGKKVADESVSVYDDPTLKEFGFYPFDDEGYQAERTPIIENGILKNFLNSRESGKRLGGRPGNGRADGLEPPIVRMSNTFIEAGDYSLDELIGEAKEGVMLYGSRGGETNPATGFFHFNAQYGFLIRKGEVAGMVRDVSLSGNTLEILKEIRLGDEISFDPGFCGKAGQAVPISDGGPPALVKAFVGGE